Sequence from the Oenanthe melanoleuca isolate GR-GAL-2019-014 chromosome 28, OMel1.0, whole genome shotgun sequence genome:
TATCTCTGATCCCAAATATCCCATAAAACAGATTCCCCTTTTCTTGAGTATCCCtgatcccaaatatcccagaCCGCCAATCCCAAATATCCCCGAGCTCTGATCCCCCATTCCCTGAgtatcccaaatcccaaatatccAATTCCTGACCCTCCATTCCCTGAGTGTCCCCGATCCCAGGTACCCCGTGCCCCAAATCCCCTAAACCCCACACACCCCATATCCCAAATACTCCAAGTCCCCCAAATCCtagacaccccaaaatccaggtACCCCACACACCTAATCCCCTAAACTCCAAATTCCAGGTaccccacatcccaaatcccccataCCCCAAATCCTCCACATCCATTtatcccccaaaccccaaatcccccaaaccctAAACCCCAAACTTCAAACCCATTtaccccccaaaccccaaatcccccatactccaaaccccccaaaccccaaatcctccaaacCCCAGATTTACCCCCAAAACCAATTTACCCCCCAAACTTATTTATCCCCTCATActccaaatcccccaaatcctaaaccccaaactccacatcccccaaatcccccatgCCCATTCACCCCataccccaaatcccccataccccaaatcctccaaaccccaaatcccccattccccaaatcccccaaaccccaaatcccccaaaccccaaaccccccaaaccccccaaacctcaaatcccccaaaccccccaaaccccaaatcccccattccccaaatcccccaaaccccccaaaccccaaatcccccataCCACAAATCCCCCATAGTccaatccccaaatcccccaaacccccaaacctcaaatcccccattccccaAACCTCCCgtgctccaaaccccaaactctcCAAATGTCCCCAGATCTATCCCGAgaatgtccccaaatccatcccagaaatgtccccaaacccatcccgagagtgtccccaaacccagcccaggaatgtccccaaatccagatcaggagtgtccccaaatccatcccaggaatgtccccaaatccatccccgGAGTGTCCCCAAATTCATCCCGAGAATGTTCCCAAATCCACCCCGACAACGTCCCCAAATCCAGATCAGgaatgtccccaaatccatcccgagagtgtccccaaatccatcccagaaATGTTCCCAAACCCACCCCGAGaatgtccccaaatccagcttgggaatgtccccaaatccatcccaggaATGTCCCGAGATCCAGTTTGGGAATGCCCCCAAATCCAGATCAGAATGTCCCCAAACCGACCCGGTAATGTCCCCAAACCCGCCCGGGGAATGTCCCCAAACCCAGTCCAGGAACGTCCCCAAATCCAACCCGGTaatgtccccaaatccatcctcgaagtgtccccaaatccataTAATgaatgtccccaaatccatcccaagAGTGTCCCCAGATCCATCCCAGGAACGTCCCCGAATCCAGCTTGGgaatgtccccaaatccatccccgaagtgtccccaaatccatcttgggaatgtccccaaatccatcccacaaacgtccccaaatccatcccgAGAATGTCCCCAGATCCATCCCAgaaatgtccccaaatccaccccGGCAATGTCCCCAAACCCGGCCAGGTaatgtccccaaatccagcccaggaatgtccccaaatccagcttggGAATGTCGCCAAATCCATCCCAGGAATGTCCCGAGATCCAGTTTGGGAATGCCCCCAAATCCAGATCAGAATTGTCCCCAAACCGACCCGGTAATGTCCCCAAACCCGCCCGGGGaatgtccccaaacccagcccaggaaTGTCCCCAAACCCGCCCGGGCAATGTCCCCAAAGCCAGCCCGGAGGTCACCGACTGTCCCCGTGcgggggattttgggaagcaCGTGATTTCCTggaaaacccctttttttttttttttttttttgtttaatttttggAGAATCGAAACCGCcgatttttgggatgggaacCCGGCGCGcgtccctgcagcagccatggcGGGGCTCTGGAAGGTGGTGGCAGCTGTGACCCTGGTGGCCACCGTGGCTCTGGTGGTGGCCGTGGCCGTGGCCGTGGCTGTCCCCACGCTGCTGTGTCGCTGCGGGGGACAGGACGGGAATTCCACGGGGGAGCTGCGCAAAGCTCTGGATGTCACCAACATGTCCCTGGCCGTGTCGCGGGGGAGGTGGCAGcgctgcagggaggagctggtgggtgttggggacatggggacagagcgctgggggggtttgggggcagCCCGAGGGGGGGTGGCAGCGTTGTCACCGTGTCACCTCTCAGGGAGCGCTGCAGGGACAAAGCTTGGAGCTGGAGCGGGCGCTGGCCAATGTCACCTGGCTGGAGGGTGAGTGCTGGCCACTGTCCCCTGGGCCACCCTGGCCACTGTCCCCTGGGTCaccttgtcccctgtcccttcTGATCCCTGTCCTTTGGGCCACCCTCATTCCCTGGGCCACCCTGTCTCCTGTCTTTTCCTGTCACCTGTTCCCCGggccaccctgtccctgtccccatggccaccctgtgtcctgtcccctctgcagagcagaaccGGGCGTTGGTGACAGAGGTGACACGGCAgcgggagcagctgggggaggagcagagcctcAGGTGAGACCCCGAGTCGTCCCCACCCCCGCTgccaccccctgtccctgtccctgtccctgtccctgtccctgtcctgtccctgtccccatcgCTGTCCCCACTCCCTGTCCTCACTGTCCCTGTtcccgctgtccctgtccctgtccccactgtccctgtccccgtccccgtccccactgtccctgtccccactccctGTCCTCACTGTCCCCgttcccactgtccctgtccccgtccccacTGTCCTTGTCCCCGTCCCCATTGTCCCCGTCCCcactgtccttgtccctgtccccatccccactgtccctgtccccactgtccccgttcccactgtccctgtccctgtccccactgtccctgtccccgttcccactgtccctgtccccactgtccccactgtccccactgtccccactgtccctgtccctgtccccgtccccactgtctctgtccctgtccccatccccactgtccctgtccctgtccccactgtccctgtccctgtcctcactgactctgtccctgtcccggtcccactgtccctgtcccggtcccactgtccctgtcccggtccccactgtccctgtccctgtccccgttcccactgtcactgtccccactgtccctgtcgCCACTGTCCCCGTCCCCCGCAggtcccagctccagcagcaggtccggctcctgcaggagcagctgcgGGACGAGAGGAGCCAGCGCTCGGCAGGGGACAGGCCCGCGGtgtcccccggtgtcccctccctcctcctgctcatcCTCGGGGTGCTGCTCCTGTGACACCGAGCACCCCGgggtccccctgtcccctctggggGTGACCAGGGACTGTCCCCACCCAGCCGGGGGGTGACAGTGGCCTGAGGGTGCTCTGCCttgtcccagtgtccccaactCCACGGGGACATCCCAGAGTGACCATTCCCCTCCCGCCACCACTTGGAGGgagaggacacagggacacggggacatggggacacagggacacagggacacggggacacaggacagggacacagggacacagggacacggggacacaaggacagggacacggggacacagagggacacggggacacagagggacacggggacacagggacacaaggacagggacatgggggcacagggacacggggacacagggacatggggacgcggggacacaggggcacagacacacggggacacggggacatggggacacagagggacatggggacacggggacacagggacatggggacagagggacacagggacatggggacagagggacacggggacactggaacactgggacacagggacacggggacacagggacacggggacacagagggacacagagggacatggggacacagggacactgacacaagaacatggggacacagggacatggggacacggggacaaagggacacagggacatggggacacagggacacaaggaCATGGGAACACgtggacatggggacacggggacaaagggacacagggggacatggggacacaaggatacaaggacacagggacacagggacacacggacacggggacacagggacgtGACAACGCTGCCCCGAGCCGCAGATATTCCCCAATAAAACCTGACAAAACTCAGCTTTTTCCTGGCCGCGGGTGACACCGAGCTCCGCGCTGGGGACAGACGGGACCCTCCGCACCCCGGCGGTCACCGAGGTCACCCGCGCTTgtccccgcagctgggacagagcccagACAAAACCTATTCTGGGCTGGGACCTGCCACAAACCTCAGCCCACGCGCGACAATTACGGAGCCGCCAGCAGCGCCAgcggcacagcccggcacggCCACCAGCGGAGCgggtcctgctgtcccctgctgtcccctctgtcctcTGCTGTCCcgtctgtcccctcctgtccctcctgtcccctgctgtcccgtctgtcccctcctgtcctctcctgtcccctctgtcccctgctgtcccctgctgtcccctcctgtcctgtcTGTCCCGTCTGTCCCttcctgtcccctgctgtcccctcctgtcccctgctgtcccgtctgtcccctgctgtcccgtctgtcccctgctgtcccctcttgttcctcctgtcccctcctgtcccctctgtcctcTCCTTtaccctgctgtcccctcctgtcccgtctgtcccctgctgtcccgtctgtcccctcctgtcccctgctgtcccctcctgtcccctctgtcccctccgCATGGACCCCGCGGTGCCCAGAGCCACCCTGAAGGTGCTGGCGCTGTGCgcggcgctgctgctgctggtggccgCGGTGACAGTGGCGGTGGCCGTGATGGTGTGGCGCTCCGAGGCCCTGGGCAAGCTGCGGGGATGTCGCGACAGAGCGGCCAACGAGAGCCGCGAGCTcggggagcggctggagcggctggagcggcTGCGGGAGCGCCTGGAGAGCGACAGGGACGAGCTGCGGCGGGAGCTGGCGAGGACAcgaggggacagcaggagggacaATGCCAGCCTCGCGTCCTGCCGGCAGCGGGCGGTAGGTGGAGGGGTGGGGGCGGCCggtttggggtgggaaatgggatggggaCAATGGTCACTGTCCCCTTATCCCGGCTCTAACCGGTGTCCCCTGTGCCCGTAGGTGGCCGGAGGGACAGTGGTGGCCGGTTTGGggtgggaactgggatggggacaatGGTCGCTGTCCCCTCAGCACTGTTCCCTGTCCCCGTAGGTGGCCAGAGTGGTGGTGGTGGCCggtttggggtgggaaatgggatggggaCAATGGTCGCTGTCCCCTTATCCCGGCTCTAAccggtgtcccctgtccccgtaGGTGGCCGGAGGGACAGTGGTGGCCggtttggggtgggaaatgggatgaGGACAACGCTCATTGTCCCCTCAGCagcccctcactgtcccctgtccccgtaGGTGACGGAAGGGTGGGGACAAGGCGGTGCTTGGTCACTTCGGGGTGAAAAAAGCGACAGGGACAATGATCACTGTCCCCTCACCGTCCCCTGTCCCCGTAGGTGGCCAAAGGGATGGTGGTGGCCGGTTTGGGGtggaaacagggatggggacaatgGTCGCCGTCCCCTTATCCCGGCTCTAAccggtgtcccctgtccccgaAGGTGACGGAGGGGTGGGGACAAGGCGGTGCTTGGTCACTTTGGGgtggggaatgggatggggaattgggattgggaactgggaactgggaactgggaggggaATGGaacccccctgtcccctcagcaCCGTCCCCTGGGGGACGGAGCCATCACATCCCTgcaggggacaccccaaaaacgaACCTGGGATGTTCCCGGGGGGACAGAGCTGTCACGTCCCTAcaagggacaccccaaaaacgaGCCCGGGGTGCTCCTGGCTCCATCCTGGGGGAGCACAGccaccacatccctgcaggagacaccccaaaaacggAGCCCTGGATGCTCCCTGGGGGACAGAGCCACCACATTCCTCcaggggcaccccaaaaacggAGCCCTGGATGCTCCCGGGTGCACAGAGccaccacatccctgcaggagacaccccaaaaacagagcTCTGGATACTTCCAGTGTGACAAAGCCCCCACATCCCtacagggacaccccaaaaatgagcctggggtgctcctgggggcacagagccaccacatccctgcaggagacaccccaaaaacagagTCCTGGATATTCCCAGGGTGACAAAgcccccacatccctgcaggagacaccccaaaaacggAGCCCTGGATGCTTCCAGGGTGACAAAGCCCCTACATCCCTACaggagacaccccaaaaacggAGCTCTGGATGCTCTCAGGGAGACAGAGCCACCACATCCCtacagggacaccccaaaaatgagcctggggtgctcctgggggcacagagccaccacatccctgcaggggacaccccaaaaacgaGCCCTGGGTATTCCCGGGTGCACAGAGccaccacatccctgcaggggacaccccaaaaacggAGCCCTGGATGCTCCCAGGGTGACAAAGCCACCACATCCCTacaggggacaccccaaaaatgagcctggggtgctcctgggggcacagagccacCACATCCCTacagagacaccccaaaaacgaGCCCTGGGTATTCCCGGGTGCACAGAGCCACCACATCCCtacagggacaccccaaaaacggAGCCCTGGATGCTCCCAGGGTGACAAAGCCCCCACATCCCTacaggggacaccccaaaaatgagcctggggtgctcctgggggagcacagccaccacatccctgcaggggacaccccaaaaacggAGCCCTGGATGCTCCCGGGGTGACAAAGCCCCCACATCCCTacaggggacaccccaaaaacgaACCCGGCGTGCTCCCTGGGGGACAGAGCCCCCACATTCCTCcaggggcaccccaaaaacggAGCTCTGGATGCTCCCAGGGTGACAAAGCCACCACATCCCTACAGGaggcaccccaaaaatgagcctggggtgctcctgggggcacagagccacCACATCCCTacaggggacaccccaaaaacagagctctgggtgctcctgggggcacagagcccccacATTCCTACAGGGGCACCCCAAGAACGATCCCCGGCCCCGTCCCGCCCTTCCCGTCCCGCTCCCGGCCGTTCCCGCCGCCTCCATCCCGGTAATTGCCGGTGCCGAGCCCGCAGCGGGGCGGGCGCTCCCCGGTCCGTCCTTCCCGGGTATTTTTAGCTGCGGTTCCAGCCGGGAAAGCGCCCGGAGGAAGAGCCGGGTCCCGCCGCCCCTCTCGGGCTCATCCGGCTGAACAATGGCCCGGAGAGGCTGGAAATggcccgggctgggctgggcggcttgggagagctgctgtcccctccctggcaccGGCGGTGTCACCCGCGGGGTCACCTCGGCCTGCAGGGACAGTCGTGTCGCCCCCAGGATCGGCGTCACCTCAGGGATTGTCGCCAAATCCGTGTCCCCAAATGCGTGTCCCTAAATTCATGTCTCCAAATCCgtgtccccaaatccatgtACCCAAATCCTTATCCCCAAATCCGcgtccccaaatccatccccaaatccctgccccAAAATCTGAGTCCTCAAATCTGTGTCCCCAAATCCGTGTCCCCAAATCCGTGCACCCAAATTAATGCCCACAAATCCTTGTCCCCAAATCCGTGTCCCCAAATCCGTGTCCTCAAATCCTTGTCCCCAAATCCGTGTCCCCAACTTTTTGAGGAAGATGAGGGGGCACCCAAAGCCACCaggagcctggggacagcttggggacatggggtgACACcgaggcagaggagcaggatgaagAGCCGGGGTTTGGGGGCGCCACTGCCCAGCGCTGTCCCCACGTGTCCCCAcgtgtccccacctgtcccctgtccccaggccagcCTGGACGCCAATGTCACCGCGCTGGGGGACGAGCTGGTGGCGCTGCGGCGCGAGCGGGCTGAGCTGGCCGGTGACAAAGTGACACTGCGAGGTGAGCTCTG
This genomic interval carries:
- the CCDC194 gene encoding coiled-coil domain-containing protein 194 isoform X1; this encodes MDPAVPRATLKVLALCAALLLLVAAVTVAVAVMVWRSEALGKLRGCRDRAANESRELGERLERLERLRERLESDRDELRRELARTRGDSRRDNASLASCRQRAASLDANVTALGDELVALRRERAELAGDKVTLRGGGAGRAAGAGAAAAAAGGAGAAAGAAGAPGALRGAAERAGGHDPGLRGRAGGAAAARPRQRQRAKEGLRPRSPPPAPPHRARHSRCSVSPALWPAGSSAGPGATSAAWGALGAGDGS
- the CCDC194 gene encoding coiled-coil domain-containing protein 194 isoform X3 — encoded protein: MDPAVPRATLKVLALCAALLLLVAAVTVAVAVMVWRSEALGKLRGCRDRAANESRELGERLERLERLRERLESDRDELRRELARTRGDSRRDNASLASCRQRAASLDANVTALGDELVALRRERAELAGDKVTLREEVARGAQQARELRRRLQEALEQQRELRERRERCEARQSELEDTIRGYAAELEALRRRGRDRGSGRRKG
- the CCDC194 gene encoding coiled-coil domain-containing protein 194 isoform X2, whose translation is MDPAVPRATLKVLALCAALLLLVAAVTVAVAVMVWRSEALGKLRGCRDRAANESRELGERLERLERLRERLESDRDELRRELARTRGDSRRDNASLASCRQRAASLDANVTALGDELVALRRERAELAGDKVTLREEVARGAQQARELRRRLQEALEQQRELRERRERCEARQSELEDTIRGYAAELEALRRRGRDRGSGRRCPPSRKG